The following proteins come from a genomic window of Gloeomargarita sp. SRBZ-1_bins_9:
- the rpmI gene encoding 50S ribosomal protein L35, with the protein MSKQKLKTRKAAAKRFQVTGSGKIVRRQSMRNHLLQKKTSKRKRRLAQMVSVSAQDVANVRLMLVR; encoded by the coding sequence ATGTCCAAGCAGAAGCTCAAGACCCGGAAGGCGGCGGCTAAGCGGTTTCAGGTGACCGGCAGCGGCAAAATTGTGCGGCGTCAGAGTATGCGGAATCACCTATTGCAGAAGAAAACCAGTAAGCGGAAACGGCGGCTGGCCCAGATGGTGTCGGTGAGTGCCCAGGATGTGGCCAATGTGCGGCTGATGTTGGTGCGCTAG
- a CDS encoding glycosyltransferase family 61 protein encodes MAVPQAIVLSARQSVGSVIAHDGRVIHDSSRQWSRPPTDNQACHYKFPRPRTVEKTIAAVGIGGGGMNYYHWLVDVLLRIHLLQYGDIWDRIDYFLLDEPSPKLAITLDILGIHPSQRLYARFDRTLASPLIVSPKFPTSTSPAWHVEFLRRTFLPYCDTTRCGMPKKIYISRAKASRRRIVNEEELLGYLAPLGYRPVWLEDLSFMEQISLFAQAQRVIGMHGAGLTNILWCPPGSRVLEIFPSASIASYYWVLANHVGMDYHYFVSNAPPLPQQDTVINLRTFRQAVELFES; translated from the coding sequence TTGGCTGTTCCCCAGGCCATCGTTTTAAGCGCCCGGCAGTCTGTCGGCAGTGTGATTGCCCATGATGGACGGGTCATTCATGATTCCTCGCGCCAGTGGAGTCGTCCCCCCACAGATAACCAGGCCTGTCACTACAAATTTCCCCGCCCTAGGACTGTGGAAAAAACCATTGCAGCGGTGGGTATTGGGGGCGGTGGGATGAATTACTATCATTGGCTGGTGGATGTTTTGCTCCGTATTCATTTACTTCAATATGGGGATATCTGGGATAGGATTGACTACTTTTTGCTTGATGAACCTAGCCCTAAATTAGCCATTACGTTGGATATACTAGGCATCCATCCATCCCAGCGTCTATATGCCCGTTTTGACCGCACACTGGCCAGCCCTTTGATTGTCTCTCCCAAATTTCCCACCTCGACCAGTCCCGCTTGGCATGTGGAGTTTCTCCGGCGTACTTTTTTACCCTACTGCGATACCACCCGCTGTGGGATGCCCAAAAAAATCTACATTAGCCGTGCCAAGGCCAGCCGGCGGCGCATTGTCAACGAAGAAGAATTGCTTGGTTATTTGGCTCCTTTGGGCTACAGGCCCGTCTGGTTAGAAGACCTCAGCTTTATGGAGCAGATCAGTTTATTTGCCCAGGCCCAAAGGGTAATAGGTATGCATGGAGCCGGGCTAACCAATATCCTCTGGTGTCCACCTGGCAGCCGGGTATTGGAGATATTCCCCAGTGCATCGATCGCCAGCTACTACTGGGTTTTAGCCAACCATGTGGGGATGGACTATCACTACTTTGTATCTAATGCTCCACCCCTACCCCAACAGGATACAGTCATCAACCTCCGGACCTTCCGCCAGGCCGTGGAACTGTTCGAGTCCTAA
- the rplT gene encoding 50S ribosomal protein L20 — translation MRVKRGNVARKRRKKILKLAKGYRGAASLLFRTANQRVMKALRHAYRHRREKKRDFRQLWIARINAATRPAGLSYSQFIGQLHKANIALNRKMLAQMSIFDPDTFAQVVQAAKNAG, via the coding sequence ATGCGTGTCAAACGGGGGAATGTGGCCCGCAAGCGGCGGAAAAAAATCCTGAAATTGGCGAAGGGGTATCGGGGGGCAGCGTCGTTGCTGTTTCGCACGGCCAACCAGCGGGTTATGAAGGCCCTGCGGCACGCCTACCGGCACCGGCGCGAGAAAAAACGGGATTTTCGCCAACTGTGGATCGCCCGCATTAATGCCGCAACTCGCCCTGCCGGCCTGTCCTACAGCCAGTTCATCGGGCAGCTCCATAAGGCCAACATCGCTCTTAACCGCAAAATGCTGGCCCAGATGAGCATTTTTGACCCGGATACCTTTGCCCAAGTGGTCCAGGCGGCCAAAAACGCCGGTTAG
- a CDS encoding TIGR00303 family protein, translating into MVIRKHTQIPHLDQWCARVQGHPPALICVLGFTETALIPGISAAGVTPSARRLTAAADGEFLLRGPQRNPLYPLPPLTAGVSPVYISRALVQTLNLPVVLVNTGLPVPLSVPAIPLGPVIARCVSTGQAMDLPVVHHLWQQGWDTGKRLAEAFPKHYFVIGECVVGGTTTALGVLTGLGWAAQGRVSSSHPQCNHTQKWRVVQAGLAQCRERLRDPWAVVAALGDPMQVVVAAMTLALHQEVPVLLAGGTQMLAVWALIQAIARHEGLSWRPEQVAVGTTGWVVKDPSAQVVALAADLQAPLVTAHLDFRHSRYGALRAYEQGFVKEGVAAGGCALAAHWYRGWDNAQILTAVEALLTQELAAPAGSPAPGRESRLTPTGEDTC; encoded by the coding sequence GTGGTGATCCGCAAGCACACGCAAATCCCTCATCTGGACCAGTGGTGCGCTCGAGTGCAAGGGCACCCCCCCGCACTCATTTGCGTGCTGGGATTTACGGAAACAGCCCTGATTCCAGGGATTTCGGCGGCAGGGGTTACACCTAGCGCCCGACGATTGACAGCAGCAGCGGATGGGGAATTTTTGCTGCGCGGCCCCCAGAGGAACCCCCTATACCCTTTGCCGCCCCTGACTGCCGGGGTATCGCCGGTGTATATCTCCCGGGCACTGGTCCAGACCCTGAACCTGCCGGTGGTGCTGGTGAATACGGGACTGCCTGTGCCCCTGTCGGTACCGGCCATTCCCCTTGGCCCAGTCATTGCCCGCTGCGTGAGTACGGGGCAGGCGATGGATTTGCCAGTTGTGCATCATCTCTGGCAGCAGGGCTGGGATACGGGAAAACGGTTGGCGGAGGCCTTCCCCAAGCACTACTTCGTTATTGGGGAGTGTGTGGTGGGGGGCACGACGACAGCGCTGGGGGTGTTGACGGGATTGGGGTGGGCTGCCCAGGGGCGAGTCAGCAGTAGCCATCCCCAGTGTAACCACACCCAGAAATGGCGGGTGGTGCAAGCGGGTTTAGCCCAATGCCGGGAGCGGTTGCGGGACCCCTGGGCGGTGGTGGCGGCCTTAGGGGACCCCATGCAGGTGGTGGTGGCGGCAATGACGCTGGCGCTGCATCAGGAAGTACCGGTTTTATTAGCCGGGGGGACGCAAATGCTGGCCGTGTGGGCCTTGATCCAGGCGATTGCTCGCCATGAAGGGTTGTCCTGGCGACCGGAACAAGTAGCTGTGGGTACCACTGGTTGGGTGGTGAAGGACCCCAGCGCCCAGGTGGTGGCCCTGGCAGCAGACCTACAAGCTCCCCTGGTCACCGCCCACCTGGATTTCCGTCACTCCCGCTATGGGGCGTTGCGGGCCTACGAGCAGGGCTTTGTCAAAGAGGGGGTGGCCGCCGGGGGTTGTGCCCTTGCCGCCCATTGGTACCGGGGGTGGGATAACGCCCAGATACTTACGGCGGTCGAAGCCTTGCTCACACAAGAGCTTGCTGCACCAGCCGGCTCACCAGCTCCGGGTAGGGAATCCCGCTTAACTCCCACAGGCGAGGA
- a CDS encoding DUF2232 domain-containing protein, with the protein MSPPQARPALPLALVETSFLASTASLAWLASFYLGLTPVLRLFLPIPLALATRRWGHRWGWLGLITTFLLLSVLMGPPRGLAYVLRYGFLAVMLGYHWRRGTGWGMTILQAIGVGTVGFFAQIGVLSVLVGEDLWLYISNQATGALEWLFDRLGILWQPTVLAIQIATVMLVMINAAVYTFVVQLVAWALLERLDAPVPPPPTWLRSWLGLEEW; encoded by the coding sequence ATGAGTCCGCCGCAGGCCCGTCCCGCCTTGCCGCTGGCTCTGGTGGAAACGTCCTTTTTGGCTAGCACCGCCAGCTTAGCCTGGTTAGCCAGTTTTTACCTGGGGCTGACGCCGGTGCTGCGCTTGTTCTTACCGATTCCTCTGGCGCTGGCGACCCGCCGTTGGGGCCATCGCTGGGGTTGGTTAGGATTGATCACAACCTTCTTGCTGCTGTCGGTGTTGATGGGACCACCCCGCGGGTTGGCCTATGTGCTGCGCTACGGATTTTTAGCGGTGATGCTAGGGTATCACTGGCGCCGGGGCACCGGTTGGGGGATGACGATTCTCCAGGCAATTGGGGTAGGCACGGTGGGCTTTTTTGCCCAGATCGGCGTGCTGTCGGTACTGGTAGGGGAGGACCTGTGGCTGTATATCTCCAATCAGGCCACCGGCGCCCTAGAGTGGCTTTTTGACCGGCTGGGTATCCTGTGGCAGCCAACGGTGTTGGCCATTCAAATCGCAACGGTGATGCTGGTGATGATCAACGCGGCGGTTTACACCTTTGTGGTGCAGTTGGTGGCTTGGGCGTTGTTGGAACGACTGGATGCGCCGGTCCCACCCCCACCGACCTGGTTGCGGTCCTGGCTGGGACTGGAAGAGTGGTGA